The Neovison vison isolate M4711 chromosome 5, ASM_NN_V1, whole genome shotgun sequence genome includes a region encoding these proteins:
- the LOC122906941 gene encoding nucleoporin p58/p45-like: MSTGFSFGTGTLGSTTVAPGGTGAGGGFSFGPGASSNPSVGLTFGTLGSTATPATTSAPSGGFGTGFFGSKPTTGLTLGGTNIGIATTITTGLTLGTPATASASTTGFSLGFSKPAASATPFALPIPSTSASGLTLSSALTSTPAASTGFTLSNLGGTTATTTTPSTSLSLGGALAGLGSSLFQSSIQPHQHPVPKHD; encoded by the exons ATGTCCACGGGGTTCTCCTTCGGGACCGGCACGCTGGGCTCCACCACCGTAGCCCCCGGCGGGACCGGCGCAGGCGGCGGTTTCTCCTTCGGGCCGGGGGCATCTAG CAACCCTTCAGTGGGGCTCACTTTTGGAACTCTTGGAAGCACTGCAACTCCTGCAACGACATCTGCTCCTTCTGGTGGTTTTGGAACCGGGTTCTTTGGATCGAAACCTACCACTGGGTTGACTCTGGGAGGAACAAATATAG GAATAGCAACAACTATAACTACAGGATTAACTCTGG gAACGCCAGCTACTGCATCTGCGTCTACCACAGGTTTCAGTTTAGGATTCAGTAAACCTGCCGCATCTGCCACACCGTTTGCTCTCCCGATTCCTTCTACCTCAGCGAGTGGTCTCACTCTTTCGTCTGCTCTGACGTCAACTCCAGCGG CCTCTACCGGATTTACCCTAAGTAATTTGGGCGGAACAACAGCTACAACTACTACCCCATCAACAAGCCTTTCCTTAGGGGGAGCCTTAGCTGGTTTGGGAAGTTCACTTTTCCAGAGTTCAATACAGCCACATCAG catccaGTTCCAAAGCATGACTAG